Proteins encoded in a region of the Chryseobacterium piperi genome:
- a CDS encoding choice-of-anchor I family protein has translation MIKNYFFKGSVIAAFFLHGSFFSQTLIHYWNFNNNASQTTITTPTSTLINGSLTAIAGGTSTIDASGGTGQNFNIENLNARNGDPSGTHLRFNNPIGGGLQFSLPTTGYQNVVVKFTTRRSGSGAGTQTWSYSTDGTTFTTYQTVTPQDGNPQLITFDFSNISGVSNNPNFKLKVEFSTGSGGNVGNNRFDNFTVDATTSGTVDTTPPSIAYLPTNNTNDASTTINPTILFNENVRLIDNSAINDSNAQNLVELRLGSSTGTQVPFTTTFTNNTISVIPASGLTPNQTYYLALKPNLIEDFSDNAITTNTSSTFTTVGTTISLDKNFIKVNENAGNLAFKINVSNPSTSSVNLVVKSAPFSTADHNDFTFSNQTINITPNNTTYTVNIPIIDDTQQEQQAEYFVLSLENPAGATISGDHSSTVYIVDNDKPAPVPSNQIQLNYIGSFDPSGNNNSSTEIVVHDPTSQKLFTISSITDVFDIIDFSNPTTPVVTKTVNMAPYGGITSIAVKNEILAVASPNTNPQQNGSVIFFDINGNFLKQVTVGALPDMITFTPDGTKVITANEGEPNDAYTIDPEGSISIIDISGGVSNLTQGHVTTLDFTGFNSQEAALLTTGLRKVKATSTLAQDLELEYVTVSSDSQKAWVTLQENNAIAEVNLATKTITSIWGLGKKDMSLPGNGFDASDNNGEILIANWPVKAFYIPDAIQNYKIGNTHYIVTANEGDEKDLPGFSERTTVGANGYTLDNTIFPNSSILKASHNLGRFRVTTVNGNTDGDSEYEEINALGARSFSIFNADTKQLVYDSGDQFERYIAANHPLIFNADNASNGAKNRSRAKGPEPEGVALGTINGQTYAFITLERTGGVMVYNITDPNNVTFTDYKNSRTTSAYGGDNGPEGVIYIAPENTTTGKGYVIVANEVSGTLSMYEIAQSTLGTGEVNTEKGTFNVFPNPVAKGNPLYFNREQGYELYDMSGKLIGKEKKALTIDTSRLSTGVYLIKTSEGLIKRLIVK, from the coding sequence ATGATCAAAAACTATTTTTTTAAAGGGTCTGTGATTGCTGCCTTTTTTCTTCATGGCAGTTTTTTCAGCCAGACACTTATCCATTATTGGAATTTTAATAATAATGCTTCTCAGACAACGATTACAACACCTACCTCTACTTTAATCAATGGCTCACTTACAGCTATTGCAGGAGGAACCAGTACAATAGATGCATCCGGAGGAACCGGACAAAACTTTAATATAGAAAATCTCAACGCAAGAAATGGAGATCCGTCAGGAACTCATCTGAGGTTTAATAATCCTATTGGAGGTGGGTTGCAATTCTCCTTGCCTACAACAGGATATCAGAATGTAGTTGTAAAATTCACTACCAGAAGGTCAGGGTCCGGAGCAGGAACACAAACCTGGTCATACTCTACAGACGGAACAACTTTTACTACGTATCAAACAGTAACTCCACAAGATGGAAATCCACAATTGATTACGTTTGATTTTTCAAATATTTCCGGCGTTTCCAACAATCCCAATTTTAAATTAAAAGTGGAGTTTTCAACAGGATCAGGAGGAAATGTAGGAAATAATCGTTTTGATAACTTTACAGTTGATGCAACGACGTCAGGGACCGTAGACACTACTCCACCTTCCATTGCCTACCTTCCCACCAATAATACAAATGATGCTTCTACAACAATCAATCCTACCATTTTATTTAATGAAAATGTGAGGTTAATAGATAATTCAGCAATCAACGATTCTAATGCACAAAATCTTGTTGAACTTCGTTTAGGGAGTTCTACAGGTACTCAAGTTCCCTTTACAACAACTTTCACCAACAATACCATTTCAGTAATTCCCGCTTCAGGCCTCACTCCTAATCAAACATATTATTTAGCCCTAAAGCCGAACTTGATAGAAGATTTTAGCGACAACGCTATTACCACAAATACTTCAAGTACTTTCACTACAGTAGGAACAACAATTTCTTTAGATAAAAACTTTATTAAAGTCAACGAAAATGCAGGCAATCTGGCTTTCAAAATTAATGTAAGCAACCCTTCAACCTCAAGTGTCAATCTAGTGGTAAAATCGGCTCCTTTCAGCACTGCTGATCACAATGATTTTACTTTCAGTAATCAAACCATTAATATAACGCCAAACAATACTACATATACCGTTAACATTCCGATTATTGATGATACCCAGCAGGAGCAGCAAGCTGAATATTTTGTATTAAGTCTTGAGAACCCAGCAGGTGCTACCATCAGTGGCGATCATTCTTCAACAGTTTACATTGTAGACAATGACAAACCGGCTCCGGTTCCTTCTAATCAAATTCAGTTGAATTATATCGGAAGCTTTGATCCTTCAGGTAACAATAATAGCTCTACAGAAATCGTCGTTCACGATCCTACGAGCCAAAAGCTGTTTACAATCAGTTCAATAACAGATGTATTTGATATCATTGATTTCAGTAATCCAACAACTCCCGTTGTTACGAAAACCGTTAATATGGCACCTTATGGAGGTATCACCAGCATTGCCGTAAAAAATGAGATTTTAGCTGTTGCTTCCCCTAATACTAATCCACAGCAAAATGGTTCAGTCATATTCTTTGATATTAATGGAAACTTTCTGAAACAGGTAACGGTAGGTGCTTTGCCCGACATGATTACATTCACTCCGGACGGAACAAAAGTAATCACAGCCAACGAAGGTGAGCCTAATGATGCTTACACCATAGATCCTGAGGGATCCATAAGCATTATTGATATTTCGGGAGGTGTTAGCAATCTTACACAAGGTCATGTTACTACTCTAGATTTCACTGGCTTTAACTCCCAGGAAGCAGCATTGCTCACAACAGGGTTAAGAAAGGTAAAAGCCACAAGTACACTCGCTCAGGATCTCGAGCTAGAATATGTTACAGTGAGTTCAGACAGCCAAAAGGCATGGGTAACTCTTCAGGAAAATAATGCAATTGCTGAGGTTAACCTTGCAACAAAAACAATTACAAGCATCTGGGGATTGGGTAAAAAAGATATGAGCCTGCCAGGAAACGGATTTGACGCTTCAGATAACAACGGAGAAATTTTAATTGCCAACTGGCCTGTAAAAGCATTTTATATTCCTGATGCCATACAAAATTACAAAATTGGGAATACCCATTATATTGTTACTGCTAATGAAGGAGATGAAAAAGATCTGCCGGGCTTTAGTGAAAGAACAACAGTAGGGGCCAACGGCTATACTTTAGATAACACCATATTCCCTAATTCATCTATATTAAAGGCTTCTCATAATCTGGGAAGATTCAGGGTAACAACTGTCAACGGAAACACTGACGGAGATTCAGAATATGAAGAGATCAATGCTCTGGGAGCCCGTTCCTTCTCCATTTTCAATGCAGATACAAAACAACTAGTATATGATAGCGGTGATCAGTTTGAGAGGTATATAGCAGCTAATCATCCTTTAATTTTCAATGCAGACAATGCGTCTAACGGAGCCAAAAACAGAAGCCGTGCAAAAGGACCTGAACCGGAAGGTGTTGCATTAGGCACAATTAACGGCCAAACCTATGCATTTATCACGCTGGAAAGAACCGGAGGGGTTATGGTATATAATATTACTGATCCAAATAATGTAACATTCACCGATTATAAAAACTCTCGCACCACTTCTGCGTACGGAGGTGATAACGGACCTGAAGGTGTTATTTATATAGCCCCTGAAAACACAACGACTGGAAAAGGGTATGTCATTGTTGCCAATGAAGTAAGTGGAACCTTATCCATGTATGAAATAGCACAATCTACTTTAGGAACAGGTGAAGTAAATACTGAGAAAGGTACGTTCAATGTATTCCCTAATCCGGTTGCAAAAGGAAATCCTTTGTACTTTAACAGAGAGCAGGGATATGAATTGTATGATATGTCAGGAAAATTAATTGGAAAAGAGAAAAAAGCTTTGACAATAGATACTTCGAGACTTTCTACAGGAGTTTATCTTATTAAAACTTCTGAAGGCTTAATCAAAAGGCTTATTGTAAAATAA
- a CDS encoding NAD-dependent epimerase/dehydratase family protein: MSLNPIKIIITGVTGMVGEGVLLECLENPNVSEVLSVSRKPSGRIHPRLKEYIVSDFLKLNKDDENLKGYDACFFCAGISSVGMKEDDYTRITYDTTIHFAQVVLNQNPDMVFTYVSGAQTDSTESGKVMWARVKGRTENVLKKLGFKGTYNFRPGFMKPVEGQVHVKWFFKPFIWFFPIFLPSKSLTLHEVGKAMVNAVLKGYPSSVLEIRDIKNLAK, from the coding sequence ATGAGCTTAAACCCAATCAAAATAATCATCACAGGAGTTACAGGAATGGTAGGAGAAGGTGTTCTATTGGAATGTCTTGAAAATCCTAATGTCTCTGAAGTTCTCAGTGTAAGCAGAAAACCATCAGGAAGAATCCACCCTCGTTTAAAAGAGTATATTGTTTCAGACTTTCTCAAGCTTAATAAAGATGATGAAAACCTCAAGGGTTATGACGCTTGTTTTTTCTGCGCAGGAATCAGCAGTGTGGGAATGAAGGAAGATGATTATACGAGAATTACCTATGATACTACAATCCACTTTGCACAAGTTGTACTGAATCAGAATCCGGACATGGTTTTTACTTATGTTTCCGGAGCACAAACCGACAGTACTGAAAGCGGAAAGGTAATGTGGGCAAGAGTAAAAGGAAGGACTGAAAACGTTTTAAAAAAATTAGGATTTAAAGGGACTTATAACTTTCGTCCGGGGTTTATGAAACCTGTTGAGGGTCAGGTCCATGTCAAGTGGTTCTTCAAACCTTTTATATGGTTTTTTCCCATATTTTTACCATCCAAATCGCTCACATTACATGAAGTGGGGAAAGCAATGGTAAATGCTGTTTTGAAAGGATATCCATCCTCTGTTTTAGAAATTCGTGATATTAAAAACCTGGCAAAATGA
- a CDS encoding Ppx/GppA phosphatase family protein, whose translation MKIAAIDIGSNAARLLINEVKINNKQPEFIKLNLLRIPLRLGMDVFTLGEIGKEREKMVIDSMKIFSDLMKIYKVDHYRACATSAMRDAKNGQDIIKQVKETSGINIEIISGDEEATLIYENHVAEGLDKEFAYLYIDVGGGSTELTFYENDKMVYEKSFNIGTIRLLNNLVTPDNWYEMKQEVKKNIISKKPIVAIGSGGNINKVFSMSKTKDGKPMTLSHLKKVHKEFHELSVDERMTKHNLREDRADVLVHALKIFNNVMDWSDINRIFVPKISVADGLIHNIYSQLQEQK comes from the coding sequence ATGAAAATTGCAGCAATAGATATAGGAAGTAATGCAGCAAGACTTTTAATCAATGAAGTAAAAATCAACAATAAACAGCCGGAATTCATTAAGCTCAATCTTTTAAGAATCCCTTTAAGGCTGGGAATGGATGTATTCACCCTGGGTGAAATTGGGAAAGAAAGAGAAAAAATGGTCATTGATTCCATGAAAATTTTCAGCGACTTAATGAAAATCTATAAAGTAGATCATTATAGAGCTTGTGCCACCAGTGCCATGCGAGATGCTAAAAACGGCCAGGACATCATCAAGCAGGTGAAAGAAACTTCCGGGATTAATATTGAAATTATTTCCGGGGATGAAGAAGCTACCCTGATCTATGAAAATCACGTAGCAGAAGGACTGGATAAAGAATTCGCCTATCTCTACATAGACGTAGGTGGTGGTTCTACAGAGCTTACTTTTTACGAGAATGATAAAATGGTATATGAAAAGTCATTCAATATCGGAACTATCCGGCTTTTGAATAATCTTGTGACTCCAGACAATTGGTATGAAATGAAGCAGGAGGTTAAAAAAAATATCATCAGTAAAAAACCGATTGTTGCTATTGGATCAGGAGGGAATATCAATAAAGTTTTCTCAATGAGTAAAACAAAAGATGGTAAACCTATGACACTCTCCCATCTTAAAAAAGTGCACAAAGAGTTCCATGAGTTAAGTGTAGATGAAAGAATGACCAAACACAACCTGAGAGAAGACAGAGCAGATGTTTTGGTTCATGCGTTGAAAATTTTCAATAATGTAATGGACTGGTCTGATATCAACAGAATTTTTGTTCCCAAAATATCTGTTGCTGATGGTTTAATCCACAATATTTACAGCCAGCTTCAGGAACAGAAATAA